A genomic region of Vitis vinifera cultivar Pinot Noir 40024 chromosome 7, ASM3070453v1 contains the following coding sequences:
- the LOC100248573 gene encoding glutamate synthase 1 [NADH], chloroplastic: protein MFSFFRMKAREGLLKCKELGLSKNEMRKLLPIVDASSFDSGAFDGVLELLVRAGKSLPEAVMMMIPEAWQNDKNMDHDRKALYEYFSALMEP, encoded by the exons atgttttcttttttcaggATGAAGGCACGTGAGGGTCTATTGAAGTGCAAGGAACTTGGCCTATCAAAGAATGAGATGAGGAAGCTTCTACCCATTGTAGATGCCAGCTCATTTGATTCAG GAGCTTTTGATGGCGTTCTTGAGCTTCTGGTTCGAGCAGGTAAAAGTCTCCCCGAAGCTGTCATGATGATGATACCTGAAGCATGGCAAAATGACAAGAATATGGATCATGATCGAAAGGCCTTGTATGAATATTTCTCAGCTCTAATGGAGCCATAG
- the LOC100250295 gene encoding uncharacterized protein LOC100250295: protein MLLPTRLISSTHPTLHFSHPTLESFLWNTLIRAHVQARAQPTGPTHSPISIFVRMRFHGVQPDFHTFPFLLQSFASPSLLHLGRSVHAQILRFGLAIDPFVQTSLISMYSSCGNLGFARQVFDEIPQPDLPSWNSIINANFQAGLVDMARNLFAVMPERNVISWSCMINGYVRCGQYKEALALFREMQMLGVNDVRPNEFTMSGVLAACGRLGALEHGKWAHAYIDKCGMPVDVVLGTALIDMYAKCGSVEKATWVFSNLGPNKDVMAWSAMISGLAMHGLAEECVGLFSKMINQGVRPNAVTFLAVFCACVHGGLVSEGKDYLRRMTEDYSIIPTIQHYGCMVDLYGRAGRIKEAWNVVKSMPMEPDVLVWGALLSGSRMHGDIETCELALKKLIELEPTNSGAYVLLSNVYAKRGRWEDVRHVRDLMETMGIKKVPGCSLIEVGGVLHEFFVGDDSHPETRQIHMMLEEILERLKVEGYVGNTKEVLLDLDEEGKELALSLHSEKLALAYGFLKTSPGTPIRIVKNLRICRDCHVAIKMISKVFDREIIVRDCNRFHHFTQGLCSCRDYWKLNNESIETCRVSEGLAALAGSPCPSWDSLGYTRRNLGSDPFPLLVSPEFETVNYGFLPITRDDLKLGKVLSRLFCWILDSYHFIPEVISLRRECKYFARRSVVSFLNCDLGTLKMAWVHEQLPGNILEAYNISVREKCESYLLFSGETSLGDGFRTFLYFLGLAYCFIGLSAITARFFQSMENVVKHKRKVVKIDPRSNTEIRHEKVWNYTIADITLLAFGTSFPQISLAIIDSIQNLGSRYAGGLGPGTLVGSAAFDLFPIHAVCVVVPKAGELKKISDVGVWLVELFWSFWAYVWLYIILEVWTPNVITIWEALLTVLQFGLLLIHAYAQDKQWPYLSLPLPRTERPEDWVPDEAASRKQDKIAGDECSELFQENGNIVDIFSIHSGDGSVYHRISGSEVAEPSNEHFQKNIILEDSHLLSLWKQQFVDAFTLESSESRKLDNIYLWVARIFWQLLLLPWRFLFAFVPPPHIAHGWFAFICSLIFISGIAYIVTKLTDLISCTSGINSYVIAFTALAAGTSWPDLVASKIAAERQTTADSAIANIICSNSVNIYMGIGIPWLINTTYNFIAYREPLGVQNAEGLSFSLLVFFCTSICCIGVLVLRRLTLGAELGGPKIWARLTCVYFMSLWIIFVVLSSLKIYGII, encoded by the exons ATGCTACTGCCCACAAGGCTCATATCCTCCACACACCCAACTCTTCATTTCTCCCATCCGACGCTCGAGTCCTTTCTCTGGAACACGCTCATTCGAGCCCACGTCCAAGCCAGGGCTCAGCCAACTGGCCCCACCCATTCTCCTATCTCCATTTTCGTTCGCATGCGCTTCCATGGCGTCCAACCTGATTTCCACACCTTCCCTTTTCTTCTCCAATCTTTTGCTTCTCCATCTCTCCTCCATTTGGGAAGAAGTGTTCATGCTCAAATTCTCCGCTTTGGGCTCGCTATTGACCCTTTTGTTCAAACATCTCTCATCAGCATGTATTCCTCTTGTGGCAATTTGGGTTTTGCCAGACAAGTGTTTGATGAAATTCCCCAACCGGATTTGCCCTCTTGGAATTCCATCATTAATGCCAATTTTCAAGCTGGTCTAGTTGATATGGCTCGGAACTTGTTTGCTGTGATGCCTGAACGAAATGTGATATCTTGGAGTTGTATGATAAATGGGTATGTCAGGTGTGGCCAATATAAGGAAGCGCTTGCTTTATTTCGAGAGATGCAAATGTTGGGAGTGAATGACGTTAGGCCCAATGAATTCACGATGTCTGGTGTTCTTGCAGCCTGTGGACGCTTGGGGGCGCTGGAACATGGGAAATGGGCTCATGCTTATATAGACAAATGTGGGATGCCGGTTGATGTTGTATTAGGGACTGCTTTGATAGACATGTATGCGAAATGTGGCAGCGTTGAAAAAGCAACGTGGGTGTTCAGCAATTTGGGTCCAAACAAGGATGTAATGGCTTGGAGTGCCATGATCTCTGGCCTGGCCATGCATGGGCTTGCTGAAGAATGCGTTGGTTTATTCTCGAAAATGATAAATCAAGGCGTGAGGCCTAATGCTGTAACATTTTTGGCTGTTTTCTGTGCTTGTGTACATGGGGGTTTGGTGAGTGAAGGGAAGGATTATTTGAGGAGGATGACTGAGGATTACAGTATTATTCCGACCATCCAACACTATGGTTGCATGGTTGATCTTTATGGGAGAGCTGGTCGCATTAAGGAGGCCTGGAATGTTGTGAAATCTATGCCTATGGAGCCTGATGTGCTTGTGTGGGGAGCTCTTTTGAGTGGGTCTAGAATGCATGGGGACATCGAAACATGTGAGCTTGCTCTCAAGAAACTAATTGAGTTGGAACCCACAAACAGTGGAGCCTATGTACTCCTATCAAATGTGTATGCAAAGAGAGGTAGGTGGGAGGATGTAAGGCATGTGAGAGACCTCATGGAGACAATGGGGATTAAGAAAGTTCCTGGGTGTAGTTTGATTGAAGTTGGGGGAGTCCTTCATGAGTTTTTTGTGGGAGATGATTCTCATCCAGAGACAAGACAGATACACATGATGCTTGAGGAGATCTTGGAGAGATTGAAGGTGGAAGGTTATGTAGGAAACACAAAGGAGGTATTGCTGGACTTGGATGAGGAAGGAAAGGAGTTAGCCCTGTCCCTTCATAGTGAAAAGCTGGCCCTTGCCTATGGCTTTCTAAAAACAAGCCCAGGTACACCAATACGTATAGTTAAAAACCTTAGGATATGCCGTGATTGCCATGTTGCCATAAAGATGATATCTAAGGTGTTTGATAGGGAGATCATTGTCAGAGATTGCAATCGGTTTCACCATTTTACACAAGGATTATGCTCCTGCAGAGACTACTG GAAGCTGAACAATGAAAGTATTGAAACATGTCGAGTGAGTGAAGGATTGGCTGCTTTGGCTGGTAGCCCTTGTCCTTCTTGGGATAGTTTAGGCTATACTCGAAGAAATCTGGGTAGCGACCCTTTTCCTCTTTTGGTTTCTCCAGAGTTTGAAACTGTGAATTATGGATTTCTCCCCATTACCAGAGATG ATTTGAAACTTGGGAAAGTTTTATCACGTCTTTTTTGCTGGATTCTGGATAGTTATCACTTCATCCCTGAAGTTATTTCCTTGAGAAG GGAATGTAAATATTTTGCAAGAAGGTCTGTTGTTTCATTCTTGAACTGTGATTTGGGAACACTTAAGATGGCTTGGGTACATGAGCAATTACCAGGGAACATTCTTGAAGCTTATAATATTTCTGTGCGTGAAAAATGTGAAAGCTACTTACTTTTTTCTGGTGAAACGTCCCTTGGAGATGGATTTCGAACCTTCTTGTATTTTCTTGGTCTCGCATATTGTTTTATTGGATTATCAGCTATAACTGCCCGTTTTTTCCAGTCTATGGAGAATGTTGTTAAGCACAAACGGAAAGTGGTGAAGATAGATCCTAGATCAAATACAGAGATTAGACATGAGAAGGTGTGGAATTACACAATTGCAGACATCACTCTATTAGCCTTTGGCACTAGCTTCCCTCAGATCTCTCTAGCTATTATCGATTCTATACAAAACCTTGGGAGCCGGTATGCTGGAg GTTTGGGTCCTGGAACACTTGTCGGTTCTGCTGCATTCGATCTATTTCCCATCCATGCTGTTTGTGTTGTAGTTCCAAAAGCTGGGGAATTAAAAAAGATCTCTGATGTAGGAGTTTGGCTTGTAGAGCTCTTTTGGTCCTTTTGGGCTTATGTCTGGTTATACATAATCTTGGAG GTATGGACCCCAAATGTGATTACAATTTGGGAGGCGTTGTTGACAGTGCTGCAATTTGGATTACTACTGATACATGCTTATGCTCAAGACAAGCAGTGGCCCTACTTATCTCTTCCTTT GCCAAGAACTGAGAGGCCAGAGGACTGGGTTCCTGATGAGGCTGCTTCACGCAAACAAGACAAAATTGCTGGTGATGAGTGCTCTGAGTTATTTCAAGAAAATGGGAACATTGTTGATATTTTCTCCATCCATTCAGGAGATGGGTCAG TGTATCACAGGATCTCTGGCAGTGAAGTTGCTGAACCCTCCAATGAACATTTTcagaaaaacattattttagaaGATTCTCATTTGCTATCACTCTGGAAGCAGCAATTTGTGGATGCTTTTACG TTGGAAAGCTCAGAATCAAGAAAATTGGACAACATCTATCTATGGGTAGCTAGAATTTTCTGGCAGTTGCTGCTTTTGCCTTGGAGATTTCTGTTCGCTTTTGTGCCTCCTCCTCATATTGCTCATGGATGGTTTGCCTTCATTTGCTCTCTAATTTTCATCAGTGGGATAGCCTACATTGTAACCAAGCTTACAGATCTAATAAGCTGTACCTCAG GAATAAATTCTTATGTCATAGCATTCACAGCATTAGCAGCTGGAACTTCATGGCCAGATCTAGTGGCTAGCAAGATTGCTGCTGAACGCCAAACAACAGCAGATTCTGCCATTGCAAACATCATTTGCAG caaTTCTGTGAATATATATATGGGCATTGGCATTCCATGGCTGATTAACACAACATACAATTTCATTGCCTACCGGGAGCCATTAGGGGTTCAAAATGCAGAAGGGCTTAGCTTCTCTCTGCTTGTTTTCTTCTGTACTTCTATATGCTGTATTGGCGTTTTGGTACTCAGGCGTCTGACATTGGGTGCCGAGTTGGGAGGGCCGAAGATTTGGGCCCGTCTCACATGTGTGTACTTCATGTCACTTTGGATTATTTTTGTTGTGCTCTCCTCCCTCAAAATTTATGGCATCATATGA
- the LOC100258955 gene encoding large ribosomal subunit protein eL22z produces MSRGTASGPKGKKKSATFTIDCSKPVEDKIMDVASLEKFLQERIKVGGKAGALGDSVTVTREKSKITVTSDSNLSKRYLKYLTKKYLKKHNVRDWLRVIASNKDRNVYELRYFNIAENEGEEEE; encoded by the exons ATGAGTCGCGGCACAGCATCTGGGCCGAAGGGCAAGAAGAAGAGTGCGACGTTCACGATCGACTGCTCCAAACCAGTGGAGGATAAGATCATGGACGTCGCATCACTAGAAAAGTTCCTCCAGGAGCGAATCAAGGTCGGCGGCAAGGCCGGCGCTCTCGGTGACTCCGTCACCGTCACCCGCGAGAAGAGCAAGATCACCGTTACCTCCGATAGCAACCTCTCTAAACG GTACCTCAAGTATCTGACTAAGAAGTACTTGAAGAAGCACAACGTGAGGGATTGGCTTCGGGTGATTGCCTCCAACAAAGACCGCAATGTTTATGAATTGCGCTACTTCAACATTGCTGAGAATGAAGGGGAAGAGGAAGAATGA
- the LOC100253809 gene encoding blue-light photoreceptor PHR2 → MDPNLQTLENPETQSSDEQTQLAIIAPPTASISLSLSAVLPTHFLLPPKISSLLAHHPSKVRIPSQAASLAHLSLSSSLNQPKSFFKSTPISSSPLQSPLFLGPRRSSDPSNAAGIRRSCIVWFRNDLRVHDNECLNSASNESMSMLPVYCFDPRDYGKSSSGFDKTGPYRASFLIESVSDLRQNLQKRGSDLVVRIGKPETVLVELAKAVGADAIYAHREVSHDEVKGEEKIEAAMKEEGVELKYFWGSTLYHVDDLPFKMEQMPTNYGGFKEKVKGLEIRKTIATLDQLRGLPARGDVEAGEIPSLLDLGLSPSATLPQNGMSTANGSLVGGETEALQRLKKFAAECQAQPPKGAANDSIYGANFSCKISPWLAMGCLSPRSMFDEIKKSASRTISASTSKDGGSGQSDTGMNWLMFELMWRDFFRFITKKYSSATKQVDAAPATACTGALA, encoded by the exons ATGGATCCTAATCTTCAAACCCTTGAAAACCCAGAAACCCAATCGTCAGATGAGCAAACCCAACTCGCCATTATCGCTCCTCCCACTGCTTCTATTTCTCTTTCTCTGTCTGCGGTTCTACCTACCCACTTTCTCCTCCCGCCCAAGATTTCTTCCCTACTTGCCCACCATCCAAGCAAGGTCAGAATTCCATCCCAGGCGGCTTCTCTTGCTCACCTCTCTCTTTCTTCGTCTCTAAACCAGCCCAAGTCGTTTTTCAAGTCTACCCCCATCTCTTCTTCCCCTCTCCAGAGTCCTCTGTTTCTGGGGCCTCGCCGCTCCTCAGATCCCTCCAACGCTGCTGGAATCCGTCGATCTTGCATTGTTTGGTTCCGAAATGACCTTCGTGTTCACGACAACGAGTGCCTCAACTCTGCCAGCAATGAGTCCATGTCGATGTTGCCCGTTTACTGTTTCGATCCGAGGGATTACGGGAAATCGTCGTCTGGGTTCGATAAGACCGGGCCGTACCGTGCCTCGTTCTTGATTGAGTCGGTTTCCGACCTCCGCCAGAACCTCCAGAAACGAGGGTCTGATTTGGTGGTCAGAATTGGGAAGCCTGAGACGGTGCTAGTGGAGCTGGCGAAGGCAGTCGGTGCCGATGCCATTTATGCTCACAGAGAGGTTTCTCACGATGAGGTTAAGGGAGAGGAGAAGATTGAGGCGGCCATGAAGGAGGAGGGCGTGGAGTTGAAGTACTTCTGGGGAAGTACATTGTACCATGTTGATGATTTGCCATTCAAAATGGAGCAAATGCCCACGAATTACGGCGGGTTCAAGGAGAAAGTGAAGGGTTTGGAAATCAGGAAGACTATCGCCACATTGGACCAGTTGAGGGGGCTTCCGGCGAGAGGGGATGTTGAGGCCGGGGAGATTCCATCTCTGTTGGATCTGGGTCTTAGCCCATCTGCAACATTACCTCAG AATGGGATGTCAACTGCTAATGGTTCTCTTGTGGGAGGGGAGACCGAAGCGCTACAGAGGCTGAAGAAATTTGCAGCTGAATGCCAAGCACAACCACCTAAGGGAGCTGCAAATGATAGCATATATGGTGCAAACTTTTCTTGCAAAATCTCTCCATGGCTAGCTATGGGATGTCTCTCTCCACGCTCGATGTTTGATGAGATAAAGAAATCTGCCAGCAG GACTATTTCTGCCTCAACATCCAAAGATGGTGGCAGTGGCCAATCTGACACCGGAATGAACTGGTTGATGTTTGAATTGATGTGGAGGGATTTCTTCAG ATTCATCACCAAGAAGTATAGTTCTGCCACGAAGCAGGTTGACGCTGCTCCAGCTACAGCTTGTACGGGTGCCCTTGCTTAG